Proteins encoded in a region of the Methylosinus trichosporium OB3b genome:
- a CDS encoding cytochrome c oxidase assembly protein: protein MSENLPQDGEKGASRHGRSAGALVLGSLVMLALSFASVPLYRAFCAATGFGGTTQVAKVAPMKAGERRLAVRFDSNVARDLPWSFAPETSRIVARTGETTTVYYKVVNLSDHETTGVAAYNVSPDQAGAYFNKLACFCFSEQKLGPHEAAEWPVVFFLDPALESDETMDRVEEVTLSYTFFPSKAAPKAASAAGARPRS, encoded by the coding sequence ATGAGCGAGAACCTTCCGCAGGACGGCGAGAAAGGGGCCTCGCGCCACGGGCGCTCGGCCGGTGCGCTGGTGCTCGGCTCGCTGGTCATGCTGGCGCTGAGCTTCGCCTCGGTTCCGCTCTATCGCGCCTTTTGCGCGGCGACCGGTTTCGGCGGCACGACGCAGGTGGCCAAAGTCGCGCCGATGAAGGCCGGCGAACGCCGGCTGGCGGTGCGCTTCGACTCCAATGTCGCTCGCGATCTGCCTTGGAGCTTCGCTCCGGAGACGAGCCGCATCGTGGCGCGCACCGGCGAGACCACCACGGTCTATTATAAGGTCGTCAACCTCTCCGACCATGAGACCACCGGCGTCGCGGCCTATAATGTCAGCCCGGATCAGGCCGGCGCTTACTTCAACAAGCTGGCCTGCTTCTGCTTTTCCGAGCAGAAGCTCGGTCCGCACGAGGCCGCCGAATGGCCGGTGGTGTTCTTCCTCGATCCGGCGCTCGAATCCGATGAGACGATGGATCGGGTCGAGGAGGTCACGCTCTCCTACACATTCTTCCCTTCCAAGGCCGCGCCCAAAGCGGCGAGCGCCGCGGGAGCGAGGCCGAGGTCTTGA
- a CDS encoding SURF1 family protein — protein MRAEARALAGSGVLGPAIFTALMVALLTTLGVWQLRRLAWKEALIDRVETRAHATPVDLPPRADWRSMRPDDYDFLHARARGRFDLAREALIFSPPPQGAGVEPGYRVFAPFALDDGGIVLVDRGFLSISQRASDARRREPAGRMTIVGVLRRPQAKNLFTPADDPASGLFYTSDASAIAAALGLEDVAPFTLELDSDASPTPASDQLPRPFGVNVELVNNHLSYAVTWFGLAAATLGGFIFYAWSRLRRS, from the coding sequence ATGAGGGCTGAGGCGCGCGCGCTCGCGGGTTCGGGGGTGCTCGGCCCGGCGATCTTCACGGCGCTGATGGTCGCGCTTCTGACGACGCTGGGCGTCTGGCAGCTGCGCCGCCTCGCCTGGAAGGAGGCGCTGATCGACCGCGTCGAGACGCGCGCCCATGCGACGCCGGTCGATCTGCCGCCGCGCGCGGATTGGCGGTCGATGCGTCCCGACGACTATGACTTCCTTCATGCGCGCGCGCGCGGCCGTTTCGATCTCGCGCGCGAGGCGCTGATTTTCTCGCCGCCGCCGCAAGGCGCCGGCGTCGAGCCCGGCTATCGCGTCTTCGCGCCTTTCGCGCTCGACGACGGCGGGATCGTGCTCGTCGACCGCGGCTTCCTGTCGATCTCGCAGCGCGCGAGCGACGCGCGACGACGTGAGCCGGCCGGGCGAATGACGATCGTCGGCGTGCTGCGCCGCCCGCAGGCGAAAAATTTGTTCACACCCGCGGATGATCCGGCGTCGGGCCTGTTCTACACCAGCGACGCATCCGCTATCGCCGCCGCTCTCGGGCTTGAAGACGTGGCGCCCTTCACGCTGGAGCTCGATTCGGACGCCAGCCCGACCCCGGCGTCCGATCAGCTGCCGCGCCCGTTCGGCGTCAATGTCGAGCTGGTGAACAATCACCTGTCCTACGCAGTCACCTGGTTCGGCCTCGCCGCCGCCACCCTCGGCGGTTTCATCTTCTACGCGTGGAGCCGCCTTCGCCGTTCATGA
- the ybeY gene encoding rRNA maturation RNase YbeY — MSPSIDIIVTAPCWEQQTGLDELTQSTVRGCVAVTAARLAQDCELSVNFTDDATIRELNAQWRGIDKPTNVLSFETPGPLARRLSLGDIVIAHETVAREADEQGKSFEAHLTHLIIHGFLHLIGYDHQAAREAEEMEALERRIAATLGLADPYEGSDLVDGASTMGNR, encoded by the coding sequence ATGAGCCCTTCGATCGACATCATCGTCACGGCCCCCTGCTGGGAGCAGCAGACGGGCCTCGACGAGCTGACGCAGAGTACCGTGCGCGGCTGCGTCGCCGTCACGGCGGCGCGGCTCGCGCAAGATTGCGAGCTGAGCGTTAATTTCACCGATGACGCGACGATCCGCGAATTGAACGCGCAATGGCGCGGGATCGACAAGCCCACCAATGTGCTCTCCTTCGAGACGCCCGGCCCGCTGGCGCGACGGCTGTCGCTCGGCGACATAGTGATCGCCCATGAGACCGTCGCGCGAGAGGCGGACGAGCAGGGCAAGAGCTTCGAGGCGCATCTCACCCATTTGATCATCCACGGATTTCTGCATCTGATCGGCTATGACCATCAGGCCGCGCGCGAGGCCGAGGAGATGGAGGCGCTGGAGCGCCGCATCGCCGCCACGCTCGGCCTCGCCGATCCTTACGAAGGCTCCGACCTCGTGGACGGAGCTTCCACAATGGGGAACCGCTGA
- a CDS encoding cytochrome c oxidase subunit 3: MADGHAKPQHDYHLVDPSPWPLVGSLAALATAIGAIHWMKGLPIFGLSFGAPALFSAGFAGVLFTMWSWWSDIIREAEHEGHHTPVVQLHHRYGVILFILSEVMFFVAWFWAFFNSAIFPADAVQATRAELFQGVWPPHGIEVLSPWHLPLLNTVLLLTSGATLTWAHHALLHNDRDTLKKGLIATIALGLTFTCVQAYEYAHAPFAFKGSVYGATFFMATGFHGFHVIVGTIFLLVCLARTYAGQFKPEQHLGFEFAAWYWHFVDVVWLFLFASIYVWGNWGGAME, translated from the coding sequence ATGGCGGACGGACACGCGAAACCACAGCACGATTATCATCTCGTCGATCCGAGCCCCTGGCCGCTCGTCGGCTCCCTCGCCGCTCTCGCCACCGCCATCGGCGCCATTCATTGGATGAAGGGCCTGCCGATCTTCGGTCTTTCCTTCGGCGCGCCGGCGCTGTTCTCGGCCGGCTTCGCCGGCGTGCTCTTCACCATGTGGTCCTGGTGGAGCGACATCATCCGGGAGGCCGAGCACGAGGGCCATCACACGCCGGTCGTGCAATTGCATCACCGCTATGGCGTGATCCTGTTCATCCTCTCCGAGGTGATGTTCTTCGTCGCCTGGTTCTGGGCTTTCTTCAACTCGGCGATCTTCCCCGCCGACGCCGTGCAGGCGACGCGCGCCGAGCTGTTCCAGGGCGTGTGGCCGCCGCATGGGATCGAGGTGCTGAGCCCCTGGCATCTGCCGCTGCTCAACACGGTGCTGCTCCTCACCTCGGGCGCGACCCTCACCTGGGCGCATCACGCCCTGCTGCACAATGATCGCGACACGCTGAAAAAGGGCCTCATCGCGACGATCGCGCTCGGCCTCACCTTCACCTGCGTGCAGGCCTATGAATACGCCCATGCGCCCTTCGCCTTCAAAGGCTCGGTCTATGGCGCGACCTTCTTCATGGCGACCGGCTTCCACGGCTTCCATGTGATCGTCGGCACGATCTTCCTGCTCGTCTGCCTCGCGCGCACCTACGCCGGCCAGTTCAAACCCGAGCAGCATCTCGGATTCGAGTTTGCTGCGTGGTATTGGCATTTCGTCGACGTCGTCTGGCTGTTCCTGTTCGCCTCTATCTACGTTTGGGGCAATTGGGGCGGAGCGATGGAATAG
- the thrC gene encoding threonine synthase yields MRYISTRGDAPELAFEDVLLAGLAADGGLYTPVAYPRLEREAIAALAGLPFAQASANIIAPFVGEAFSGSALGELTRGAYAGFRHAAVAPLTQIDDNLFVLELFHGPTLAFKDVAMQLLGRMMNEALARRGLRATIVGATSGDTGAAAIEAFRGLDRVDVFILYPHERVSNVQRRQMTTIADDNIHTIALTGSFDDAQAILKALFRDQRFREEVGLAGVNSINWARVVAQTVYYFTSAVALGGPLRAASFAVPTGNFGDILAGFVAKRMGLPIDRLLIATNANDILARVLASGAYELRAVTPTLSPSMDIQISSNFERLLFDMLGRDPAQIRALMGSLDQSRRFSLAPETLAAIRAEFDACSSNDEETTAEIVRTFRASGYVLDPHGATGVRAARRRLAEDPATPVVALATAHPAKFPDAIEAAIGRRPPLPEHLAPILEARERFSVLDNDVATVAAFIRARARAARGTA; encoded by the coding sequence GTGCGCTACATTTCCACCCGCGGCGACGCCCCCGAGCTCGCCTTCGAAGACGTCCTCCTCGCCGGCCTCGCCGCCGATGGCGGGCTCTACACCCCCGTCGCCTATCCGCGCCTCGAGCGTGAGGCGATCGCGGCGCTCGCCGGCCTGCCCTTCGCGCAGGCGAGCGCCAACATCATCGCGCCCTTCGTCGGCGAGGCTTTTTCCGGCTCGGCGCTCGGCGAATTGACACGCGGCGCCTATGCGGGCTTCCGCCACGCCGCAGTCGCGCCGCTCACGCAGATCGACGACAATCTCTTCGTGCTGGAGCTGTTCCACGGGCCGACGCTCGCCTTCAAAGATGTGGCGATGCAGCTGCTCGGACGCATGATGAACGAGGCGCTGGCGCGGCGCGGCTTGCGCGCCACCATCGTCGGCGCCACCTCGGGCGATACGGGCGCGGCGGCGATCGAGGCCTTCCGCGGGCTCGACCGCGTCGATGTGTTCATTCTCTATCCGCATGAGCGCGTGTCCAATGTGCAGCGCCGGCAGATGACCACCATCGCCGACGACAACATCCACACGATTGCGCTCACCGGCTCCTTCGATGACGCGCAGGCCATTCTGAAAGCGCTGTTCCGCGACCAGCGCTTTCGCGAGGAGGTCGGCCTCGCCGGGGTCAACTCCATCAATTGGGCGCGCGTCGTCGCGCAGACGGTCTATTATTTCACCAGCGCCGTGGCGCTCGGCGGGCCGCTGCGCGCGGCGAGCTTCGCTGTGCCCACGGGCAATTTCGGCGATATTCTCGCCGGCTTCGTCGCCAAGCGCATGGGGCTGCCGATCGACCGGCTGCTCATCGCCACCAACGCCAATGACATTCTCGCCCGCGTTCTCGCGAGCGGCGCCTATGAGCTGCGCGCGGTCACGCCGACCCTGTCGCCGTCGATGGACATTCAGATCTCGTCCAATTTCGAGCGCCTGCTGTTCGACATGCTCGGCCGCGATCCGGCGCAGATCCGCGCGCTGATGGGCTCGCTCGATCAATCGCGGCGCTTTTCGCTCGCGCCCGAGACGCTCGCCGCCATTCGCGCCGAATTCGACGCCTGCTCCAGCAATGACGAGGAGACGACGGCCGAGATCGTCCGCACCTTCCGCGCTTCGGGCTATGTGCTCGACCCGCATGGCGCGACCGGCGTGCGCGCCGCGCGCCGCCGCCTCGCCGAGGATCCGGCGACGCCGGTGGTCGCGCTGGCGACGGCGCATCCGGCCAAATTTCCCGATGCGATCGAGGCGGCGATCGGGCGCCGGCCGCCGCTGCCCGAGCATCTCGCGCCGATCCTCGAGGCGCGCGAGCGATTCTCCGTGCTGGACAATGATGTGGCGACGGTCGCCGCCTTCATCCGCGCGCGCGCCCGCGCCGCGCGTGGGACCGCGTGA
- a CDS encoding hemolysin family protein, which translates to MSRIDNGEHVGSRRGEPRVGIVDRLRALIGFGSASVREDIEEALEDATGDVTPHERVLLKNVLALHDLRVADAMVPRADIVAVGQDATLGETLALFRNAGHSRLPVYGDTLDDPRGMIHIRDFVDYLASLAERAEPAAAAPKGDAQDHASMEHAPTASLAAIDFSTPLSTVDVLKPVLYVPPSMPALDLLVKMQATHTHLALVIDEYGGTHGLATMEDIVEMIVGDIEDEHDIDEEPRIETVSEGVYMIDAKADLEEVSRRLGVDFTPEENGAEVTTLGGLVASLAGHVPMRGEIVPAPVEGWEFEIVDADPRRVGRLLVHAPK; encoded by the coding sequence ATGTCCAGGATCGATAATGGCGAGCATGTGGGCTCGCGGCGGGGCGAGCCGCGGGTCGGCATCGTCGACCGGCTGCGCGCCCTCATCGGCTTCGGCTCCGCCTCCGTGCGCGAGGACATCGAGGAGGCGCTGGAGGACGCGACCGGCGACGTCACGCCACATGAGCGCGTGCTGCTGAAGAATGTGCTGGCGCTGCATGATCTGCGCGTCGCCGACGCCATGGTGCCGCGCGCCGACATCGTCGCCGTCGGCCAGGATGCGACGCTGGGCGAAACCCTGGCGCTGTTCCGCAACGCCGGCCATTCGCGTCTGCCGGTCTATGGCGACACGCTCGACGATCCGCGCGGCATGATCCACATCCGCGATTTCGTCGATTATCTCGCCTCGCTGGCCGAGCGCGCCGAGCCGGCGGCGGCCGCGCCCAAAGGGGACGCGCAAGACCATGCGTCGATGGAGCATGCGCCGACCGCCTCGCTCGCCGCGATCGACTTCTCCACGCCGCTCTCGACCGTCGACGTGCTGAAGCCGGTGCTCTATGTGCCGCCGTCCATGCCGGCGCTCGACCTGCTCGTGAAGATGCAGGCGACGCACACCCATCTCGCCCTCGTCATCGACGAATATGGCGGCACGCATGGGCTCGCGACGATGGAGGATATCGTCGAGATGATCGTCGGCGACATCGAGGACGAGCATGACATCGACGAGGAGCCGCGCATCGAGACGGTCTCCGAGGGCGTCTATATGATCGACGCCAAGGCCGATCTCGAGGAGGTCTCGCGTCGGCTCGGCGTGGATTTCACGCCGGAGGAGAACGGCGCCGAGGTGACGACGCTCGGCGGCCTCGTCGCCTCGCTCGCCGGCCATGTGCCGATGCGCGGCGAGATCGTGCCGGCGCCGGTCGAGGGCTGGGAGTTCGAGATCGTCGACGCCGATCCGCGCCGCGTCGGCCGGCTGCTGGTGCATGCGCCGAAATAG
- a CDS encoding WecB/TagA/CpsF family glycosyltransferase, which produces MESKDRGRPFGAVETIMVGGAQVARLDLEQTARLMIETARGPAPEGAPLFLTSVNGEALARRDADPDFAALIDGADLVNADGQPLVVASRLLARNALPERVATTDLYPLVAGKAEGEGVSFYLLGASEESNRGTFQATKRRFPRLDIRGRCHGFLTGAALERKVEEIDALAPDILWLALGVPREQEFVRHWRHRLRNVKMIKTSGGLFDFMAGAKKRAPLWMQQAGLEWAFRLALEPRRLLRRYATTNPVALMLLMRHTR; this is translated from the coding sequence ATGGAGTCGAAGGATCGAGGGCGTCCGTTCGGGGCGGTGGAGACCATCATGGTCGGCGGCGCGCAGGTGGCGCGTCTCGACCTCGAGCAGACGGCCCGGCTGATGATCGAGACCGCGCGCGGGCCGGCGCCGGAGGGCGCGCCGCTGTTCCTGACCTCGGTCAATGGCGAGGCGCTGGCGCGCCGCGACGCCGATCCCGATTTCGCCGCGCTGATCGACGGCGCCGATCTCGTCAACGCCGACGGCCAGCCGCTGGTGGTCGCCTCGCGGCTGCTGGCGCGCAACGCGCTTCCGGAGCGCGTCGCGACGACCGATCTCTATCCGCTCGTCGCCGGCAAGGCCGAGGGGGAGGGCGTCAGCTTCTATCTGCTCGGCGCCAGCGAGGAGTCCAATCGCGGGACCTTTCAAGCGACGAAGCGGCGTTTCCCGCGGCTCGACATTCGCGGTCGCTGCCATGGCTTTCTGACCGGAGCGGCGCTCGAGCGCAAGGTCGAGGAGATCGACGCGCTCGCGCCCGACATTCTGTGGCTGGCGCTCGGCGTGCCGCGCGAGCAGGAATTCGTGCGCCATTGGCGTCATCGCCTTCGCAACGTCAAAATGATCAAGACATCTGGCGGCCTGTTCGACTTCATGGCCGGGGCCAAGAAGCGGGCGCCGCTGTGGATGCAGCAGGCGGGGCTCGAATGGGCGTTTCGTCTGGCGCTGGAGCCGCGCCGCCTGCTGCGCCGCTATGCGACGACCAATCCCGTCGCGCTGATGCTGCTGATGCGCCATACGCGCTGA
- a CDS encoding TonB-dependent receptor plug domain-containing protein encodes MSFPLSRSAVLGAPLFSASLLVILPALSFAQEALPSLEIGAATVVSADRVEEPASRAASAITVVSGKEVEKRGATGLLEVLRGTPGLDLYSSGGVGTQSFVYLRGATPGQTLVLIDGVRIGDPSSTDGSVDFGALVATDIERIEVLRGPQSALYGSNAMGGVIDIITRKGEGKLKGSVTFEGGSYGTIHTRASVSGSEGALWYAFAVDALHVDGFPRYGYRITRPLTIGDGVTPLPAAPSDSPTNKGGASARLGYRISEDLSVEASFIGYDNSIRFANTFAFTPADVFDNENHSHSSFGQGHVRIDADLFERRLHNRLVLFGNVIDRDIWQTSACFDASFSSFDCRTGMRGARRGLEYQGDLKLDALGLLTFGARLQTETVHTSQDPAPVGSFTPIDAAQTTHSGFAQHKFTVFDRLDLSYGGRIDAVAGNHTFGTWRTTAAYRLEETGTKFKASAGTGARIASLYQLFSQYGDPRLQPETSLGYDFGFDQTLFEDRVFTSLSLFENDFRQLIDYGSAPTCTATQVYGCYYNVGKAKTRGIEFSGEAALVPNEWRLKASYTHLVAQDLVKNVGLFRRPRDKGMAALVYSGFPGLELEARLNVVGPRIDNDLINSRRVTLSSYARLDLFADYKVNELLSVFARIENLNDARYEEIYNYGTAGRSAYGGIRMKW; translated from the coding sequence ATGTCTTTTCCACTTTCGAGGTCCGCCGTTCTCGGCGCGCCGCTCTTCTCCGCGTCCCTGCTCGTCATCCTTCCCGCTCTCTCTTTCGCCCAGGAGGCGCTGCCGAGCCTAGAGATCGGCGCCGCCACCGTCGTCTCCGCCGATCGCGTCGAGGAGCCGGCGTCGCGCGCGGCCTCCGCCATCACCGTCGTTTCGGGCAAGGAGGTCGAGAAGCGCGGCGCGACGGGCCTGCTCGAGGTTCTGCGCGGAACGCCCGGCCTCGATCTCTATTCCTCCGGCGGCGTCGGCACGCAGAGCTTCGTCTATCTGCGTGGCGCGACGCCCGGCCAGACGCTCGTGCTCATCGACGGCGTGCGCATCGGCGATCCGTCCTCGACCGACGGCTCGGTCGATTTCGGCGCGCTCGTCGCCACCGATATCGAGAGGATCGAGGTGCTGCGCGGGCCGCAATCGGCGCTCTATGGCTCCAACGCCATGGGCGGCGTCATCGACATCATCACCCGCAAGGGCGAAGGCAAGCTCAAGGGCTCCGTCACTTTCGAAGGCGGCTCCTATGGAACGATTCACACGCGCGCCAGCGTTTCGGGCAGCGAGGGCGCGCTCTGGTACGCCTTCGCCGTCGACGCGCTGCATGTTGATGGATTTCCGCGTTATGGCTATCGCATCACGCGGCCGCTCACCATCGGCGACGGGGTGACGCCGCTGCCGGCCGCGCCCTCCGACAGTCCGACCAACAAGGGCGGCGCCAGCGCGCGGCTCGGCTATCGCATCTCCGAGGATCTGTCGGTCGAGGCTTCTTTCATCGGTTATGACAATTCGATCCGCTTCGCCAATACATTCGCCTTCACGCCGGCGGATGTGTTCGACAATGAGAACCATTCGCATTCGTCCTTCGGACAGGGCCATGTGCGTATCGACGCCGATCTCTTCGAGCGCCGGCTGCATAATCGGCTCGTGCTGTTCGGCAATGTGATCGATCGCGACATCTGGCAGACCAGCGCCTGCTTCGATGCGAGCTTTTCCTCCTTCGATTGCCGAACGGGAATGCGCGGCGCGCGCCGCGGGCTCGAATATCAGGGCGATCTGAAGCTCGACGCTCTGGGGCTGCTCACATTCGGCGCGCGACTCCAGACCGAGACGGTGCATACTTCGCAGGATCCGGCGCCGGTGGGGAGCTTCACGCCGATCGACGCCGCGCAGACGACTCATTCGGGCTTCGCCCAGCACAAGTTCACTGTGTTCGATCGTCTCGATCTCTCCTATGGCGGCCGTATCGACGCCGTCGCCGGCAATCACACATTCGGCACATGGCGTACGACCGCCGCCTATCGTCTCGAGGAAACCGGAACGAAATTCAAGGCCAGCGCCGGAACCGGCGCGCGCATCGCCTCGCTCTATCAGCTCTTCAGCCAATATGGCGATCCGCGCCTGCAGCCGGAGACGAGCCTCGGATATGATTTCGGATTCGACCAGACGCTCTTCGAGGATCGTGTGTTCACGTCGCTGAGCCTGTTCGAGAATGATTTTCGCCAGCTCATCGACTATGGCTCGGCGCCGACCTGCACGGCGACGCAAGTGTACGGCTGCTATTACAATGTCGGCAAGGCGAAGACGCGCGGAATCGAATTTTCCGGCGAGGCCGCGCTCGTGCCGAACGAATGGCGCCTGAAGGCGAGCTACACGCATCTCGTCGCGCAAGATCTCGTCAAGAATGTCGGCCTGTTTCGGCGCCCGCGCGACAAGGGCATGGCCGCGCTCGTCTATTCGGGCTTTCCCGGCCTCGAGCTCGAGGCGCGGCTCAATGTCGTCGGTCCTCGCATCGACAACGATTTGATCAACTCGCGGCGCGTGACGCTGTCGAGCTATGCGCGGCTCGATCTCTTCGCCGATTACAAGGTGAACGAGCTCTTGTCCGTCTTTGCGCGCATCGAAAACCTCAATGATGCGCGTTATGAGGAAATCTATAATTACGGAACCGCCGGACGCTCCGCCTATGGCGGAATCAGGATGAAATGGTGA
- a CDS encoding PhoH family protein: MRLQREPKLFEQPDAPRPGEPEAEITLAFEDNRYASLVFGLYDQHLAKIERKLDIACFANGNHVTLKGRAEACEHGRRVLEILYGRVQLGQTVGLGDVDGAIQECARQGTLFPEAESGRAVFEQISTRRRGPVRARNLAQDLYLRALKRHELVFAEGPAGTGKTWLAVGHAVSLLEQGAVERIILSRPAVEAGERLGFLPGDMREKVDPYLRPIYDGLHDFMDPRMVERGIQTGMIEVAPLAFMRGRTLTKACVLLDEAQNATSMQMKMFLTRLGEGSRMIVNGDPSQTDLPPGQKSGLSEAIALLSTIEGVGRVKFAEGDVVRHDLVRQIVGAYEAAGRERAKSREP, encoded by the coding sequence GTGAGGCTACAGCGCGAGCCCAAGCTGTTCGAGCAGCCGGATGCGCCGCGTCCCGGCGAGCCGGAAGCCGAGATCACGCTCGCCTTCGAGGACAATCGCTACGCGTCGCTGGTCTTCGGCCTCTATGACCAGCATCTCGCCAAGATCGAGCGCAAGCTCGACATCGCCTGCTTCGCCAATGGCAATCACGTCACGCTGAAGGGCCGAGCGGAGGCCTGCGAGCACGGCCGCCGCGTGCTGGAGATTCTCTACGGCCGGGTGCAGCTCGGCCAGACCGTCGGGCTCGGCGACGTCGACGGCGCCATTCAGGAATGCGCCCGCCAGGGCACGCTGTTTCCCGAGGCCGAGTCCGGCCGCGCCGTGTTCGAGCAGATTTCGACGCGCCGCCGCGGCCCGGTGCGCGCTCGCAATCTGGCGCAGGACCTCTATCTTCGCGCGCTCAAGCGCCATGAGCTGGTGTTCGCCGAAGGACCGGCCGGCACCGGCAAGACGTGGCTCGCTGTCGGCCACGCCGTCTCTTTGCTCGAGCAAGGCGCGGTGGAGCGGATCATCCTCTCACGCCCGGCGGTGGAGGCCGGCGAGCGCCTGGGCTTCCTGCCCGGCGACATGCGCGAGAAGGTCGATCCTTATCTGCGCCCCATTTATGATGGTCTGCACGACTTCATGGACCCGCGCATGGTGGAGCGCGGCATTCAGACCGGCATGATCGAGGTCGCCCCGCTCGCCTTCATGCGTGGGCGCACGCTGACCAAGGCCTGCGTCTTGCTTGACGAGGCGCAGAACGCCACCTCGATGCAGATGAAAATGTTTTTGACCCGTTTGGGCGAAGGATCGCGTATGATCGTCAATGGCGATCCTTCGCAGACCGACCTGCCGCCCGGCCAGAAATCCGGCTTGAGCGAGGCGATCGCTCTGCTCTCGACTATCGAGGGCGTCGGCCGGGTCAAATTCGCCGAGGGCGACGTGGTGCGCCACGACCTCGTGCGGCAGATCGTCGGCGCCTATGAGGCGGCCGGACGGGAAAGAGCAAAGTCTCGGGAGCCATGA
- a CDS encoding GNAT family N-acetyltransferase: MALFGLVSYYRDLPIRGDGVYLRMSDMRDYAAWAALRERSRAFLTPWEPTWPADDLTRASFRYRVRRHAEEMARDDAYSYFVFRAADDELVGGLTLGHVRRGVSQAATLGYWMGEPYAGKGYMSRAVRAALDYAFTRQRLHRIEAACLPTNAPSIRLLERNGFKQEGFARAYLNINGQWRDHLLFARLDSDSLPPGRPGAG, from the coding sequence ATGGCTCTGTTCGGCCTCGTCTCCTATTATCGCGATCTGCCGATCCGCGGCGACGGCGTCTATCTGCGCATGTCCGACATGCGCGACTATGCCGCCTGGGCGGCGTTGCGCGAGCGCAGCCGCGCCTTTCTCACGCCCTGGGAGCCGACCTGGCCGGCCGATGATCTGACCCGCGCCAGCTTTCGCTATCGCGTGCGCCGCCACGCCGAGGAGATGGCGCGCGACGACGCCTATTCCTATTTCGTGTTCCGCGCCGCCGACGATGAGCTGGTCGGCGGGCTGACGCTCGGCCATGTGCGGCGCGGGGTCTCGCAGGCGGCGACGCTCGGCTATTGGATGGGCGAGCCCTATGCCGGCAAGGGTTATATGTCCCGCGCGGTGCGGGCCGCGCTCGACTACGCTTTCACGCGCCAGCGCTTGCATCGCATCGAGGCCGCCTGCCTGCCCACCAACGCGCCCTCGATCCGCCTGCTGGAGCGCAACGGCTTCAAGCAGGAGGGGTTTGCGCGCGCCTATCTGAACATCAATGGGCAATGGCGCGACCATCTGCTGTTCGCGCGTCTCGACAGCGATTCCCTGCCGCCGGGTCGTCCCGGCGCAGGCTGA
- a CDS encoding DUF983 domain-containing protein yields MSAEPEHLPSPYVTGLLGRCPRCGKGSLFSGFLTLAPTCDVCGLDLTFADAGDGPAVFVMTLAGFIVVGAALYVEVAYSPPYWMHFAIFLPLTILVCAGLLRPTKGLLITLQYANKAEEGRRADEG; encoded by the coding sequence ATGTCCGCCGAACCCGAGCATCTCCCGTCTCCTTATGTGACCGGCCTTCTCGGCCGTTGTCCCCGCTGCGGCAAAGGCAGCCTGTTCAGCGGCTTCCTGACGCTCGCGCCGACCTGCGACGTCTGTGGTCTCGATCTGACCTTCGCCGATGCGGGCGATGGACCGGCGGTCTTCGTGATGACCCTCGCCGGCTTCATCGTGGTCGGCGCGGCGCTCTATGTCGAGGTCGCCTATTCGCCGCCCTATTGGATGCATTTCGCGATCTTCCTGCCTTTGACCATCCTCGTCTGCGCCGGCTTGCTGCGGCCGACCAAGGGGCTGCTGATCACGCTGCAATACGCCAACAAGGCGGAGGAGGGCCGGCGGGCCGATGAGGGCTGA